CCATACCATAAACGCCTGAATCTCCGCTGGAAATCACTGAGACAATATGGCCAGCTTCAGCCTTCTTTACTGCATCCTGTGCACGAGACACTTCTTCAGTCATACCCGTACTGACGATGGACTTTGCTGTTACGAAAGGTTCAATTAGCTCCACATATGTTTTATAGCCAATAATACAATCACTTTGCTGCAATGCCACTACAGCTCGATTTGTAATATGCTCACGATCACCGGGACCGAAGCCAACAACAAAAATTTTTCCCTTTTTCATAGGCTTACCTCCAAATAAAAAATGCCTGTACCCCTTTTAAAAGGAATACAGGCATGTGAAATCGCAGTATAAAAAAAGCATACTGAAATACAAAAACAATTGGAATAATTGTCCCGCCTATACTTCTCCCTCCGAAAAGCAAGTGTCGTTTAAATAAGCAGGTTTCCTGACTTAAGCTTCTTTTTACTCTTACACCTTCCCGATTTCTCAGTGGCATTGTAATTTCATCAGCTCTTACAGTAGCGGGGGCTGTACTAGACTTTCACTAGTTTCCCTTTTACCTCACAAATGTGAGCACTTATTTAAAGTATTATTAAATTTTTTATAACTATATCATATAAACTCGAAAGTTAACAAACTATTTGTTTGAAAATTTAATAAAAGCTCCTTCTTAGGTTGAAATGGTGCGTTCAAAAAATTATGCACAATAAACTGAGATCACTCGTCAGAATTCCACCTTAAACTTGAATGCTGGTCCCATTAAAACATGATTCCATCATTTCAAACAGTTCTGCTTTTGACCTCGGATACTTTTTATTGGATAAGTTCATTCTTTGAAATTTTTCAAACACTTCCATAATCCAAGGTTTTTGTAAATGGCTTGTTTCGAGTATTTCTCTTTTACTAAAAACCTCAACCGGTGTTCCTTGAGCAAGCAAATGCCCATTGTTTAAGATGATGACCTCATCTGCCCACTCATAAGCAAGATTTACATTATGTGTAGACAATAGAATCGTCCGGTTTCGATGATGAATCTTTTCCAATAGGTTCAACATTCTTTTTGAATAGTAAGGATCGAGCCCAGCTGTTGGTTCATCTAATACCATTAATTCAGGATCGATGGCAACAATTCCAGCAATTGCTACCCTTTTTTTCTGTCCGATACTTAAAAAGTGAGGGGGTTTATCTTTAAGCGATTCCGTTTCTGTTAGTGTGATGACTTCCTTTACACGCCTCTCAACTTCTTCGGTGGGTAAATTTAAATTTTTTGGACCGAACTTAATATCTTCATAGACAGTAGATGAAAAAAGTTGGGTTTCAGAGTTTTGGAACACAATACCGACTTGCTGCCTTAATTGCTGAATCTCTTTCCGTTTATAGGTCAACTTCTTTCCATTGTATAAAATGCTGCCACTTGTTGGCTTTAATATCCCGTTCATAAGAAGAAATAGTGTCGATTTCCCGGCGCCATTGTTCCCTAATAAGGCGATCTTCTTCCCTTTTTCAATTGAAAGATTTATTTGATTCAATGCCATTGTTCCATCTGCATATTGATAAGAAACTTGTTCAAACGTTATAATTTGTTCACTCACTCTGCATACTTCCTTTTCATAGGTCTTTCATGATTTTGTCATAACATAAATCATGAAAAGTGTTACAAACGAAATAATAATAATGACAAAATGCCCACGATTGTAGCCCAATGATAAATCCACATCATACAAATGTTCATCTCCACCTCGACTATCAATTGCGATTTGAAGTTCTTTTGCTGCGTGCATCGATTTTATGAAAAGGCTGACAATAAGCTGTGCTACGCTGGAAAACCAGCTTCTATAATTTTGATAGCCCAGTCTGCTAGATTGTGCAATATAAATTTCATTCATCTTTTCCAATAAAACAAAGATAAATCGATATGTAATCCCGATTAATTCTACAAAAACGGTGGGGAGTTTTACTTTTATTAATATCCACATTAATTGATTAAGAGGAGTTGATAAAACAAGAAAATATAAACAGCTCACACTTGCTAATATGGTTGCAGCTAGTTCGTATGATTGTTGGATACTATTTGAACTAATATAGATTTGCCATGAACCTATTTTAGCCATCCAAAGCACCTCTAGACCTTCTTGATAAATAGGTGCTATGGAAAATAGTATGGCAACCAAGCTTGTCATTAAGAATATAAAAGGGACGAAAAGAAGTTTCATATATGCAATAAACGGGATTTTCGCCTTGAATAGCACCAAAATACTCATGACAGTAAAGGTAAAACAAGCCACCGAAATATTTTTTGAAAGAATTGTAAAAAAGAGAAAGATCAGCGCAAAGCTGACCTTCTCAACGGGATGAACATCTTTTAATCCGCTGATATAAGCATAATCATCAATTTTCATCATAGTTTTCACTTCATTCTGCTATTCTTTGGCTGAAGAATACTTTTTTCTAGCTTTTCCATATCCAATGACATACCCGATGATGATGGCTCCGAGAGCCGCTTGTAACGAGAATAGTAAACTTTCAATCTCTCCACTTGGTGGTTCCCATATCGCATGAAACCAAGGCTCATAGTCAGGTGCCACTTCGGTAATCGCTTCCTCCGCTTGCCCGTCAGCCCCACCAAATTCAGCATTTTCAATAAAAATTAAAGGAATAATTGTTAATAGAATTACGAATAAAAATAATACTCCATTTCTCATATTACCGTGCCTCCTTCATTGTAGGTAATTGATTTAATTCTGTCATATTATATTTTTGGAGTAAGTTCATCACAATCACCGTAAGTAAGCCTTCACTAATCGCTAAGGGTACTTGTGTAAAAGCAAAGATACTAGCAAACTTTACAAATGAGGCCACAAATCCACCTATCTCAGCAGGGAAAGCTAAAGCTAATTGAACCGATGTCACTAAATATGTACCCAAATCCCCTAACATTGCAGCTAAAAAGACTGAAACGGCGACGGATACATTCATTTTTCTTCCACACTTGTATATTCCGTAGGAAAGTAAAGGTCCAACGACAGCCATCGAAAATGCATTTGCGCCTAAAGTAGTAATACCACCATGTGCTAACAATAGTGATTGAAATAAAAGGACTATTGTTCCTAAAACACTCATCGCCGTTGGACCGAATAAAATTGACCCCAATCCTACACCCGTTGGATGGGAACAACTACCTGTGACTGAAGGAATTTTCAACGCAGATAATACGAATGCAAATGCACCAGACAGACCTAGCATTGATTTCAATTCAGGATTTTCTTTTAATTTCTTCGCAATCGATCGTATTCCAACGGCAACAAATGGAATGGTGATCCCCCACCAAAAAATAGCCCAACCCAATGGTAGAAATCCTTCCATAATATGCATCGCATAGGCTGGACGATAAGAATTCGTCCAAAAATAGCTTGTTAAACCTAACAGTACAACAAATGAAAACCATAATGATCTTTTTTTCACTTTAAACTTACCTCCATCGTATAAAATAGTGACCAAACTAAAAAGAGCATTTAAACCTGGTGGGTTTAAATGCTCACAAAAAACACTGGTATGTTCTGCTTTATTAATAAAAAAGCATACTTCCGTCTCCGTAAACACATCCCTATATCCCGTAGGTCACGTCGTACTTTCTAAACAGGCAGGTCTCCTGACTAACCATCGATGCTCCTTGCGTCTTCCCGCTTTAAATAAAGCAGTGACATTGTGCAAGTCGCTCCAGATTACAGTGGCGGGTACCGTGTCGGACTTTCACCGAACTTCCCTATTAAGCTATACATTCTTACATGCATAACACCTGTTTAAAATATGTATATGATTTTCTTTATATTACATTAACAGACTCTTGCTGTCTACCATATTTTCTTGTTACCAAATTTACAAAAAGAAGCCGCTCATCAATTTGAGCAGCTCGTTAAATAAACTATGAATTGACCAATAAATCAATGTGACCAAAGCGTGACCAAAGAAGAAATTTCGACTTATTCGCCAACAATTTTCGCCATTCTCCCAAATCAGTTCGAGAGCTTCTTCTCCAATTTTCGGATTATCTACTAATAGACTAGTCATTTCATTTCCTCGTTTCTTATTCCAATAATTGATTCCTTAGTTTCTGGTAATCTACTTTGTTGAACAAGCTCTCCGTAAAAATATTATCTTATATAAAATAGGAACACATACTCACTCTTCAAATTATCTACTATCAAAAGAGTTTTCCCAAAATTAGTATTTCTTCGGGTTGGTGTACTCTATATCCCCTTCGAGTAAAGTATTACTTATGTAATAAAAAGCTAATCGAGAAGTTTCCGATTAGCTTTTTTTATTTGATTAAAACTTTATTGGTTCGCCTTTTTTATCCACTCTGCAACAGTAACTGTTCGCTTCGCTTGGTGTTTAACTGCTGCCTGTACATCTTCAATCATTTTACCATCTTGACCAACTGTCACACTTGTTCCATATGGGTTGCCCCCTGCACCAAATGTAACAGGATCCGTATAACCAGGCGCCGCGACAATTGCACCCCAATGGTACATTGTTGTATAAAGTGATAAGATAGTTGCCTCTTGACCCCCGTGAGAATTTTGTGCTGAAGTCATCGCACTAACTACCTTATTTACAAGCTTGCCATTAAACCAAAGACCACCTGTAGTATCTAAGAATTGCTTCATTTGCGCTGGCATATTACCAAATCGAGTCGGTACGCTGAAAATAATCGCGTCTGCCCATTCTAGGTCTTCTAATTTAACTTCTGGAACATCTTTTGTTTTTTCAACTGTAGCCTTCCAAACAGGATTTCCTTCAATCGCTGATTGTGGAGCAAGTTCAGGTACTTTTAATACTTTCACTTCTGCACCAGCTTCCTTCGCACCCTCTTCTGCCCATCTTGCTAGTTGATAGTTTGTTCCACCCATGCTGTAATAAATTACTGCCAATTTTACATTTGACATTATTTCTGTCTCCTTTTCAGTTGAATTTCCAAATAACTTGGATAAGAATCCCATCAAAATACACCACCTATTATTCCTTCCGTTTGATAACTATATTCATTATTAAACAGCTTTTGAAAAGCTATTTGAATCCCTTTTAAAAATTAATTGGCTTACAGACAACAGTTTACTTCCATTAATGACCAGGTAGATAGCGATTGCTAAGAATGCTAGATCTAATTCATAACCTGCCATTTGTCCATTTCCTAATAAACCAACTGCAAGTTTTACTTTTACTGTTGCTCCAATCATCAATAATGCAAACAAAGCAGATACAAGTCTTGTTGCCAATCCAATGATTAATGCGATACCTCCAGCAATTTCAAGCAATGCAACTCCATATGCCAAAAATCCTGGTAATCCAATACTTTCAAACCAACCAACAATGTTTTCTATTCCACCTTGAACCTTTACCAATCCATGAATTAAAAACAATGCTCCTAATGTTACTCGCAAAATAAGTGCTCCGATTTCGTTTTTTTCTAACATTCTTTTCTCCTCCATAAAATAATTAATTGATTATAACTTCCGATACCATTGGGCTGCAGCTTCTACCTCGTTAGCAGTCAATTGATGACCTCTATCTTCCCAATGCAGTTCTACCTTCGCATTAGCCTTTTCCAATAATACTTGTAATTCAGCCGATTCAAGCGGTGAACAGATTGGATCATTTGTTCCTGCAGCAATAAACACTGACTTGCCTGATAAGTCTGGAAGATCTATTCCTTTTCTAGGCACCATTGGATGATGAAGAATAGCACCTTTTAAAGCATTTTGAAAGTGAAATAATAAACTCCCTGCTATATTTGCACCATTCGAGTACCCAATTGCGATAATATTATCGCGGTCAAAACCATACATTTCTGCGGCTTCATCAAGAAACTTATTTAATTCTTTCGTTCTGAAAACTAAGTCTTCTTCATCAAATACTCCTTCAGCTAATCTTCTGAAGAAACGAGGCATACCGTTTTCTAATACATTCCCACGTACACTTAATACAGAAGCCTCAACATCGATTCTCCCAGCAAGAGGCAACAAATCTAATTCATTTCCACCCGTACCATGAAGCAATAATAATGTTGGTTTTGTTAGGTCTTGCCCCTTATTAAATATATGTTTCATTATTTATCTCCCTCCAGAACACGAACCTCCACAGGCGGTAAGGTTTCTTCTAATTCATCTCTTTTTGATTCTAACCAAGGCGGCAGCATGAGTTTTTTTCCAAGTTCCTCCACTGGTTCATCAACCGAAAAACCGGGTGGGTCGGTCGCTATTTCGAAGAGGATACCTCCTGCTTCATGAAAATATACTGCTTTAAAGTAGTTACGATCACGAACTTCTGTTGGATAAAAACCATTATCTTGTATAAGTGAACTCCATTTGAGAAGATCTTCTTCATCCTTGGCTCTCCATGCAATATGGTGAACTGTTCCTGCACCCATCAGCCCTCGGACAGAAGGATTTAAGTGAATATCAATGGTGTTTCCAACATTAGCTTCAGATGTAAATCTTAAGAATTCATTTTCTTCACCAATGCAATCTAACCCTAAAATATTTTCTAGAACGTCCGTTGTCTTATGTGGTTGTGCAGAATATAGAACAGCACCACCAAATCCTTTGATTGCATGTTCTACATGAACTCCCCCGAAGTTCCAAGTATTCGTTGGTCCTTCATCTCGTTCTGTCAATTCAACTTGGAGTCCGTCAGGATCGTTAAACTGTAAGTATTTTTCACCAAATCGAATGGATGAAGTAAACTCAACTGCAAATTTCCTCAATCGATTCTCCCAAAATGAAACGGAACCCTTTGGTATAACATAACTGGTCACACCAACTTGACCTTGTCCTATACGCCCTTTTAACTGTTTAGCCCATGGAAAGAAAGAAATTACAGTACCTGGTTGCCCCGTTTGATTCCCAAAATAAAGATGATACACCTCTGGTCGGTCAAAATTAATGGTTTTTTTAACGAGTCTTAACCCGAGGACACCTGCATAAAAGTCAATGTTTCTTTGAGCATCGTTAACCATGGCAGTTATATGATGAATACCTGCAGTTTTTAGCATGTTTTCCTCCCCATTTCAAAAAGGTTGTTAAACCGCATTATCTAGGTCTTTCGATTTCAAACATCTCGCCAATTTTGGCGTAATAATTTCCAGCCATTCGACTTACAGCAGCCAGAGCCTTGGGATCAATTCTTCCATTTTGATAAATGTCACTTTCGATATAGAATTGTATAACTTTTCCAATAATAATATCAGTCCCTGGAGTCTCCAAACCTCCCAATTCTAAGGAATGCTCTAACAAACATTCCATTCTAATTTTTGCTTCCTTCACCCCTGGAACTGAAATTTTCACACTTTTAACTGGAGTTAAATCCGCTGCCTCAATCTCACTTTCTTGTGGCGGAAGGTTTGCTGCAGTTTTATTTATCTTCTCCACATTTTGCTCGTCCACGATATGAACCACAAATTGTTTGGACTCGATGATGTTTCTCGCTGTATCCTTTTGGCTCCCCGAAGAACGTTGGATAGATAAAGAAATCATCGGGGGATTGGATGACACGATATTAAAATAACTAAATGGTGCTCCATTTAAAACATCGTTTTTTGAAATAGTTGTGACAAAAGCAATTGGTCTAGGTATGATGCTTCCTATTAGAAATTTATAATTTTCTCTTTCAGACAATGCTGCAGGATCAATTGAAAGCAAAGAAATCATTCCTTTTCATAAAATCACTCTAGTTCTCTTACTTTAATTGGTAGTAACGTTTGTTCAATCTGCCCTCTAAATTGTTCGTACTGTGCTGGAAGCTTCAACTTTTCACCCATTGTCTCTTGTGATTCATCATGTGCGAATCCTGGAGGATCAGTCGCAATTTCAAATAGTATTTCTCCATGTTCTCTGAAGTAAATGGCATTAAAGTAGTTCCTATCCTGTACAGGAGTAACACCATACCCTTTGGATGCTACGTATCTTTGCCAATCTAATTGATCTTGATCATCTATGGCCCGCCATGCAATATGGTGAACGGTTCCCACGCCCATTTGTCCACGTCCAATAGGAGTTAATTTAAGGTCGATAATATTTCCGATGTCGGCAGTGGAACGGTAACGAGCGAAGTCTCCTTCTTTACCTACTAATTCCAGTCCCATGACTTTTTCCAACAATTCACCCGTTTTATCAGGCTGGGTCGATAATAAAGTAGCACCCCCAAAACCTTTTATAGCAACATCCGGTGTTACACCTCCAAATGTCCATGAATTGACTTCTCCGTCCTCTCTTTCAACAATTTCTAAGTGCAGACCATGTGGATCATCAAATTCCAAATATTGCTCTCCAAAACGTTCCATTTTAGAGTATGATACTTTGAACTTATCAAGTCTCTTTTCCCAATAGTCCATGGCACCTTTAGGAACTACATATGAAGTAACTCCAACTTGACCGTCACCAATGATTCCTTGATTAGCTCCCGCCCATGGAAAGAAAGTAATAATTGTTCCTGGTTTCCCACCTTCATTACCGAAATAAAGGTGATAAGTACCTGGGTCATCAAAATTAACTGTTTGCTTTACTAATCTCAAACCTAATACTCCTGCGTAAAAATCTACGTTCTCTTGTGGATGTCCTACGATTGCCGTGATATGGTGAATACCCATTGTTTTTTTACTCATGTTCTACACTCCTCTTTCTTTAACATAAAATATTTAATAATTTACGTTACGGAAGGCATTAAAAACTCGTACAGAGTAGATTCCGCGAACTTATTATGCCCAATAAATTATTCTCACAATTACATTCTATTCGAGAATCTCTAATTCGAGATATTTAACAAAAAATAAATTCAAATATTTTCTGCTCTTTTTCTTACTTTTTTCAGAAGATCAACTAACATTTGCGATTCATTACTATTTAAAAATCCGAACATATCATCAATCAATTCATGATGGTTTGGCATAATTTTCTCCATCAAGTCGTTTCCATCCTTTGTTAATTCAACATGTATTACACGTCTATCTTCAGGACAGGGTATGCGATTTAATAAGCACTTTTGTTCTAATTTATCAATTACATACGTCATCGAGCTACTAGTTATTAATATACTTTTTCCAATTTGTTGAATCGTTTGTCTTCCTTTATGATAAAGCACCTCTAACACAGAAAACTCTGTTATGTTTAGATTGTTTTTAACCATTTGATCCCTTATTCGTTCCTCAATTACTTTTGAGGTGTGCATTAAAACAAGAAACGGCTGATTGGTGCACTTTATTGTCATTTAGAGATCACCTCCTAGAATCAAATATCTTGGATTCGAGTATTATGAATATGAGATAATAATATTATATCCGATAAAGAAAATCAATAGCTTTTTATAAATTTCTTCTCACCATCTAAACATATAAAAACAAAACTTTATTCATCTGGTCTCGGGCCTGATTCCATACCGGAATTTTCCAATGTCATTATTGGGATAATTTCTAAATCCCCCTTTACAAGAACCTGGCATGATAGACGTAAATTGTCATCAAAAATCCCCTTCTTAACAAAAGCATTTCTTTCAGTAGGCGATATTTCAGAAAAGTCACCACCTAATATTTCCACTCTACAAGTTGTACATTTGGCTTTCCCTCCGCATTGGTGGAGGATATTTACACCGTTATCTATTAATCCGAGTACTAACTTTCTCCCTTTTTCAACTTCTATAGTTCCATATCCAAGAACTGTAATTTTGGGCATACCATAACACCTCAGTGACTAATACAATTTGTTATTACTATTGTCTTCAAAATAAAATGGATATTTACAATTTCAAGGGAAAATTTCCGATATTGAAGAAAAGGCAGCAGTTTCAATTAATAATCTGCATCAAATACAATTCCAGCATCCTTTCTGGCATTAACAAGCATTCTCATAACTGAAATGCTATGTTCAAGTAGCTCATAGCAGCAATTAAAATCGTTAGATTTGTAAATTTCGTTAAAAGCTAATAGTTCATAAAATAGATTATTAGTAGTTGCTTGACTGTTTAAAACAATTTCTGTTTCATCAGTATGCAAAATTACTTTTCTACAGCCATTCGCACCTTGATCAACATGTAAATATCCTTTTTCTCCTTGTATTAGGACAAAGTTCATACTGTGTGAATCTTTGCTTCCTACACATTCAGCGATAAAATCAGGATATTTCATAACAAGAATACCCGATGTATCAATGCCATTAGGATGTTTATTAGCCATGTAGTTTATTTTTTCAGGTGTTCCGAAAAACTCATGACAAAATGTAAGTTATATATATTAATGTCAACAAGAGCCCCACCTGAAAATTTTGGATTGAAAACATTGGGTGTTTGACCAGATAACAATGAATTGTATCTACTAGAAAACTGACTATAGTTACACTGAATGAATTTAAGTGGTCCTAATTTCCCAATATTTTGTTTAATTAAATGAAAGTTCGGCAGGTGAATAGTTGTTATCGCTTCGAACAACATTAAATTTTTCTGTTCTGCTAAATTAATTAAACTTTCAATTTCCGCAATTGTAGATGTAATCGGCTTTTCTATAATGACATGCTTTCCAAACTCAAGTGCACGATAGGCTTGCTCAAAATGTAAACTATTGGGAGAAGCGACATAAACAAAATTTACAGCAGGGTCAGAGTACATGGAATCTAAATCCGTATAAACCTTATCAATGCTGTATTTTTAAGCTAATAGCTTAGCTGATTCTTCTTTTCGGGAATATAAGGCAACACATTGGGTTTCCTCTATCTCCCTTAGCGCTGAAAGAAAGAGATCCACAATAGGACCAGTTCCAATTGTTCCAATCTTCATACTTTCACTCCATTTTCTGAAAATTGAATAAAACAATCGATATAATTAATTGATTATTCGATGTGCTTCTTGAAGATTAAAAGTTCGGAATTTTCGAGGAAGGAATCTCCGAATCTCTTCTTCGTTGTATCCCACTTGTAATCTTTTTTCGTCAAGGATTAACGGTCTTTTTAATAGACCTGGATTATCTTTAATTATCATGTACAATTCTTGAATAGATAGTGAGTCCATGTTGACACTAAACTTTTGAAACGCCTTTGATTTTAGCGAGATGATCTCATCTGTTCCATCTTCTGTCATTCTAAGAATATCTTTTATTTCCTCAATCGTAAGTGGGTCGGTTAATATATTTCTTTCAATATAAGCAATTTCGTGCTCATCCAGCCAAGCTTTTGCTTTACGGCAGGATGAACAACTAGGCGATGTATATAGGTTTACCACCTAATAAACCTCCATTTCTTAATAAATAATTTATAAAACCGGATTTTTATAAACACCTCAAATTAATATATCTCATATTCGAGATAATTTAACATATACCATACTACATGTCAATAGGAAAGTAACATACCATACCAAATATAAACATTTGGTGACATACACTTAATTACTTTAACCCCCCTGATAAAAATTATCAAAAGGGGGGATAGATGTATTCCCTGTTTTTGATTACATGAAACAGGTTCCGTGTTTTTTAGCGGACCTTAAATTCCTCTAATAACATTTCTTCCGTTTGAGGCATAGTAAGACCTAAATGCCAGCACCCCATTCCGGCTAACCCATATTGCCGAACAAGTCGAAACTTAACTAGTAAACTTCGTGGGTCTTCAAACCATACTTCATGTAAATTTCCCTTATTATCAACATAACGGAACCACGGTGCTGCAGCCCTTTCATCATAATGTACTACACTTTGATAACCTGTATATAAATCAATCGCATGTTGAGTAGAATAAGCTTTTCCTGAACGTTTCTCACCTTTAATCGTCCAATCATAAGCATACTGCGGAATTCCAAGCATTAACTTCTTTCTATCTACAACAGATACCGCATAGTCAAGTGTTGCTTTTACCCTATCGATCGGTGCAATCGGACCGGAAGGCCCACCTGGCCAATGCCAATCATAAGTCATTAAAAATAACCTATCTAGGTATTTTCCTAGTGTTTGATAATCATACGCAACCGAATGACTTGGCACTCTGTCTCCTTCCTTTGGAGG
This genomic stretch from Neobacillus niacini harbors:
- a CDS encoding energy-coupling factor ABC transporter ATP-binding protein, with translation MSEQIITFEQVSYQYADGTMALNQINLSIEKGKKIALLGNNGAGKSTLFLLMNGILKPTSGSILYNGKKLTYKRKEIQQLRQQVGIVFQNSETQLFSSTVYEDIKFGPKNLNLPTEEVERRVKEVITLTETESLKDKPPHFLSIGQKKRVAIAGIVAIDPELMVLDEPTAGLDPYYSKRMLNLLEKIHHRNRTILLSTHNVNLAYEWADEVIILNNGHLLAQGTPVEVFSKREILETSHLQKPWIMEVFEKFQRMNLSNKKYPRSKAELFEMMESCFNGTSIQV
- the cbiQ gene encoding cobalt ECF transporter T component CbiQ, with protein sequence MMKIDDYAYISGLKDVHPVEKVSFALIFLFFTILSKNISVACFTFTVMSILVLFKAKIPFIAYMKLLFVPFIFLMTSLVAILFSIAPIYQEGLEVLWMAKIGSWQIYISSNSIQQSYELAATILASVSCLYFLVLSTPLNQLMWILIKVKLPTVFVELIGITYRFIFVLLEKMNEIYIAQSSRLGYQNYRSWFSSVAQLIVSLFIKSMHAAKELQIAIDSRGGDEHLYDVDLSLGYNRGHFVIIIISFVTLFMIYVMTKS
- a CDS encoding energy-coupling factor ABC transporter substrate-binding protein, encoding MRNGVLFLFVILLTIIPLIFIENAEFGGADGQAEEAITEVAPDYEPWFHAIWEPPSGEIESLLFSLQAALGAIIIGYVIGYGKARKKYSSAKE
- a CDS encoding energy-coupling factor ABC transporter permease, whose amino-acid sequence is MKKRSLWFSFVVLLGLTSYFWTNSYRPAYAMHIMEGFLPLGWAIFWWGITIPFVAVGIRSIAKKLKENPELKSMLGLSGAFAFVLSALKIPSVTGSCSHPTGVGLGSILFGPTAMSVLGTIVLLFQSLLLAHGGITTLGANAFSMAVVGPLLSYGIYKCGRKMNVSVAVSVFLAAMLGDLGTYLVTSVQLALAFPAEIGGFVASFVKFASIFAFTQVPLAISEGLLTVIVMNLLQKYNMTELNQLPTMKEAR
- the wrbA gene encoding NAD(P)H:quinone oxidoreductase; translation: MGFLSKLFGNSTEKETEIMSNVKLAVIYYSMGGTNYQLARWAEEGAKEAGAEVKVLKVPELAPQSAIEGNPVWKATVEKTKDVPEVKLEDLEWADAIIFSVPTRFGNMPAQMKQFLDTTGGLWFNGKLVNKVVSAMTSAQNSHGGQEATILSLYTTMYHWGAIVAAPGYTDPVTFGAGGNPYGTSVTVGQDGKMIEDVQAAVKHQAKRTVTVAEWIKKANQ
- a CDS encoding DoxX family protein; translated protein: MLEKNEIGALILRVTLGALFLIHGLVKVQGGIENIVGWFESIGLPGFLAYGVALLEIAGGIALIIGLATRLVSALFALLMIGATVKVKLAVGLLGNGQMAGYELDLAFLAIAIYLVINGSKLLSVSQLIFKRDSNSFSKAV
- a CDS encoding alpha/beta hydrolase, coding for MKHIFNKGQDLTKPTLLLLHGTGGNELDLLPLAGRIDVEASVLSVRGNVLENGMPRFFRRLAEGVFDEEDLVFRTKELNKFLDEAAEMYGFDRDNIIAIGYSNGANIAGSLLFHFQNALKGAILHHPMVPRKGIDLPDLSGKSVFIAAGTNDPICSPLESAELQVLLEKANAKVELHWEDRGHQLTANEVEAAAQWYRKL
- a CDS encoding ring-cleaving dioxygenase, whose protein sequence is MLKTAGIHHITAMVNDAQRNIDFYAGVLGLRLVKKTINFDRPEVYHLYFGNQTGQPGTVISFFPWAKQLKGRIGQGQVGVTSYVIPKGSVSFWENRLRKFAVEFTSSIRFGEKYLQFNDPDGLQVELTERDEGPTNTWNFGGVHVEHAIKGFGGAVLYSAQPHKTTDVLENILGLDCIGEENEFLRFTSEANVGNTIDIHLNPSVRGLMGAGTVHHIAWRAKDEEDLLKWSSLIQDNGFYPTEVRDRNYFKAVYFHEAGGILFEIATDPPGFSVDEPVEELGKKLMLPPWLESKRDELEETLPPVEVRVLEGDK
- a CDS encoding flavin reductase family protein; the protein is MLSIDPAALSERENYKFLIGSIIPRPIAFVTTISKNDVLNGAPFSYFNIVSSNPPMISLSIQRSSGSQKDTARNIIESKQFVVHIVDEQNVEKINKTAANLPPQESEIEAADLTPVKSVKISVPGVKEAKIRMECLLEHSLELGGLETPGTDIIIGKVIQFYIESDIYQNGRIDPKALAAVSRMAGNYYAKIGEMFEIERPR
- a CDS encoding ring-cleaving dioxygenase, giving the protein MSKKTMGIHHITAIVGHPQENVDFYAGVLGLRLVKQTVNFDDPGTYHLYFGNEGGKPGTIITFFPWAGANQGIIGDGQVGVTSYVVPKGAMDYWEKRLDKFKVSYSKMERFGEQYLEFDDPHGLHLEIVEREDGEVNSWTFGGVTPDVAIKGFGGATLLSTQPDKTGELLEKVMGLELVGKEGDFARYRSTADIGNIIDLKLTPIGRGQMGVGTVHHIAWRAIDDQDQLDWQRYVASKGYGVTPVQDRNYFNAIYFREHGEILFEIATDPPGFAHDESQETMGEKLKLPAQYEQFRGQIEQTLLPIKVRELE
- a CDS encoding MarR family winged helix-turn-helix transcriptional regulator; the encoded protein is MTIKCTNQPFLVLMHTSKVIEERIRDQMVKNNLNITEFSVLEVLYHKGRQTIQQIGKSILITSSSMTYVIDKLEQKCLLNRIPCPEDRRVIHVELTKDGNDLMEKIMPNHHELIDDMFGFLNSNESQMLVDLLKKVRKRAENI
- a CDS encoding 2Fe-2S iron-sulfur cluster-binding protein, with translation MPKITVLGYGTIEVEKGRKLVLGLIDNGVNILHQCGGKAKCTTCRVEILGGDFSEISPTERNAFVKKGIFDDNLRLSCQVLVKGDLEIIPIMTLENSGMESGPRPDE
- the spxA gene encoding transcriptional regulator SpxA, which translates into the protein MVNLYTSPSCSSCRKAKAWLDEHEIAYIERNILTDPLTIEEIKDILRMTEDGTDEIISLKSKAFQKFSVNMDSLSIQELYMIIKDNPGLLKRPLILDEKRLQVGYNEEEIRRFLPRKFRTFNLQEAHRIIN